The genomic region GGCGCTCGCGGTACTGCTCGCTGCGCACCTGATTAAGCAGGTGCAAAGCCAGCACGCCGAGCACAGCCACCAGAATCAGCGCCGCGCACATGCCGCCATAGATACGCAGGAAGATCGAGTTCACAGGGTGCAGGCTTCCGGCACGAACAAATAGCCTTTGCTGCGGATGGTCTTGATCAGCCGCGGATGCTCCGGGTCATCGCCGATCTTGGGGCGGATGCGCGAGATGCGCACGTCAATGGAGCGGTCCTGACCGTCGTAACCGATACCACGCAGCGCGGTGAAAATCTCTTCGCGAGACAGGATTCGCCCGGCATTGGCCACCAGCAGCCAGAGCAAATCGAACTCGGCGCTGGTGAGCTCGATGCCTTTGTCCTGCAACCAGGCTTCGCGCAATGCGTTGTCCACCACCAACGGGCCGAACTGCAGGCGCCGGAGTTTTTCCGGGGCAACTTCAGGCGCTTCGCTACGACGCAGCAAGGCCTGGATGCGCGCCAGCAATAAACGCGGACGCACCGGTTTACAGACGTAGTCGTCGGCGCCCAGGTCCAGGCCAAGAATCTGATCGGTATCGTCGCTGCGCGCGGTGAGCATCAGGATCGGCCCATCATATTTGTCACGGACCTTGCGGCAGATGTTCAAGCCGTCTTCGCCGGGGAGCATCAGGTCGAGGATCACCAGATCCGGTTTCTCCTTGATGATGCGTGCCGCGGCCAGGGCGCCATTGCCCTCGATCGATACGCGCAGGCCGTTGGTTTCCAGGTAATCGCGGGTCAGTTCGGCCAGACGCTGGTCGTCTTCGACAATCAATACCTGCCAGGCTTCTTGCTCCACGATGACCTCTGCTTGCCAACACCATCAATAAGGAAGGATCCGCCCGTCTTTTTGTAATGATTGGGGAGGATAAGAATGCATCCGCGTTGGCCGATTGTATAAACGCCACACGTCTGGAACACAAGCCGGTAAATGCGTTCGGACACAACGGTTTTTTGTGATAGGGTTCGCGCCCTTAAAAATCCGGATGACGGTTTTCAGTCGCTGAAAATCAGTGAAAAATGGTCGGCTCCAGCCAGGTCGCGGCCTACACGCCTGTTCTCTCTTTCACACACAATTTACGCACAGGTTTATCCACAGGTAGTACGTTGCAACACCCTCCAAAACGCATTATCTTGTACCTCGGCGCAAAAAAAACCCTACATGTAGGGTTTTATGCCAAAAACCAAACACAAACCGGACACCGATTTCAAGCGCTTTTATTGCCTCTTTCCGGTTGAACCAAACGTATTTTCGAAAGACCAAACCGCGCCTGCGGATGGCTACTGTTTTTAAGCCCGAAACGGCGATAACGGTACGGGTGTTGCAGTCATTTACTGCCGCCCAAAACGGAATTCGGTTTCAGGCCCAAGGCGTGACACCAAAGACTTCGGCACGGAAGCGGCGCCCAATAGCCCCCTTCCTGATCTGTCCCGAAGTTGGTATGCCCGGCCCCCGCCGGTTGTAGTACTTCAGGACAGAACGGTGGGCACCGTAATGGTGCCCAAACAAACATAGAGAATGTGGAGATACCCCCCCATGCAAACCGACACAACTCGCGAGAACCCGCAGGGCACCTTGCCGCAGGCCGCCGATTCGAATTCGGATCTGTCCGCCACCGCGCCTGGCCAACTGCGCGTGATCAAGCGTAACGGCACTGTCGTCCCTTACACCGATGACAAGATCACCGTCGCCATCACCAAAGCGTTTCTCGCAGTTGAGGGCGGCACCGCTGCCGCTTCGTCGCGAATCCACGACACCGTTGCCCGCCTGACCGAACAAGTCACCGCGACCTTCAAGCGTCGCATGCCTTCTGGCGGCACCATCCACATCGAAGAGATCCAGGACCAGGTCGAACTGGCCCTGATGCGTGCCGGCGAGCAGAAAGTAGCCCGCGACTATGTGATCTACCGTGACTCCCGCGCCAAAGAGCGCGCAGCGCACAGCCCTGCCGAAGAAGCCGTCAACGCTCACCCATCGATCCGCATCACCCGCGCCGATGGCAGCCTCGCGCCGCTGGACATGGGTCGTCTGAACACCATCGTCACCGAAGCATGCGAAGGTCTGGAAGAAGTCGACGGCGAGCTGATCCAGCGTGAAACCCTGAAAAACCTGTACGACGGCGTGGCCCTGACCGACGTCAACACCGCTCTGGTGATGACTGCCCGTACGCTGGTCGAGCGTGAACCGAACTACTCGTTCGTGACCGCCCGCCTGCTGATGGACACCCTGCGTGCCGAAGGCCTGAACTTCCTCGGCGTCGCCGAGAGCGCGACCCACCACGAAATGGTCGACCTGTACGCCAAGGCACTGCCTGCGTACATCGCCAAAGGTATCGAATTCGAATTGCTGAATCCGGTTCTGGCGTCCTTCGACCTGGAAAAACTCGGCAAGGCGATCAACCACGAGCGCGATCAGCAGTTCACGTACCTGGGCCTGCAAACCCTGTACGACCGTTACTTCATCCACAAGGACGGTATCCGCTTCGAACTGCCACAGATTTTCTTCATGCGCGTGGCCATGGGCCTGGCGATCGAAGAGAAGCAGAAAGAAGACCGCGCCATCGAGTTCTACAACCTGTTGTCGTCCTTCGACTACATGTCCTCGACGCCGACCCTCTTCAACGCCGGTACCCTGCGTCCACAGCTGTCGAGCTGCTACCTGACCACCGTGCCGGATGACCTGTCGGGCATCTACCACGCGATCCACGACAACGCCATGCTGTCGAAATTCGCCGGCGGCCTGGGCAACGACTGGACGCCGGTTCGTGCGCTGGGTTCGTACATCAAGGGCACCAACGGCAAATCCCAGGGCGTCGTGCCGTTCCTGAAAGTGGTGAACGACACCGCCGTCGCCGTTAACCAGGGTGGCAAGCGCAAAGGCGCTGTCTGTGCCTACCTGGAAACCTGGCACATGGACATCGAAGAGTTCATCGAACTGCGTAAGAACACCGGTGATGACCGTCGTCGTACCCACGACATGAACACCGCCAACTGGATCCCTGACCTGTTCATGAAGCGTGTCTTCGATGACGGCAAGTGGACCCTGTTCTCGCCGTCCGAAGTACCGGACCTGCACGACCTGACCGGCAAGGCCTTCGAAGAGCGCTACGAGTACTACGAAGCCCTGACCGAGTACCCGGGCAAGGTCAAGCTGTTCAAGACCATTCAGGCCAAAGACCTGTGGCGCAAAATGCTGTCCATGCTGTTTGAAACCGGCCACCCATGGCTGACCTTCAAAGACCCGTGCAACCTGCGCAGCCCGCAGCAGCACGTGGGCGTGGTTCACAGCTCGAACCTGTGCACCGAGATCACCTTGAACACCAACAAGGACGAGATCGCCGTTTGCAACCTGGGCTCGATCAACCTGCCGAACCACATCGTCGACGGCAAGCTGGACACCGCCAAGCTGCAACGCACCGTGAACACCGCCGTGCGCATGCTCGATAACGTGATCGACATCAACTACTACTCGGTGCCGCAAGCGAAGAACTCCAACTTCAAGCACCGTCCGGTCGGTCTGGGCATCATGGGCTTCCAGGACGCTTTGTACCTGCAGCACATCCCTTACGGTTCCGACGCTGCCGTCGAGTTCGCCGACAAGTCGATGGAAGCGGTCAGCTACTACGCGATCCAGGCGTCCTGCGACCTGGCTGACGAGCGTGGCGCCTACGAGACGTTCCAGGGTTCGCTGTGGTCCAAAGGCATCCTGCCGCTGGATTCGCAACAGATCCTGATCGAACAGCGTGGCCAGAAGTACATCGACGTTGACCTGAACGAAACCCTGGACTGGGCACCGGTTCGTGCCCGTGTACAGAAAGGCATTCGTAACTCCAACATCATGGCCATCGCACCGACCGCGACCATCGCCAACATCACCGGCGTGTCGCAGTCGATCGAACCGACCTACCAGAACCTCTATGTGAAATCGAACCTGTCAGGCGAATTCACCGTGATCAACCCGTACCTGGTTCGCGACCTGAAGGCTCGCGGCCTGTGGGACTCGGTCATGATCAACGACCTGAAGTACTACGACGGTTCGGTGCAGCAGATCGAGCGCATCCCGCAAGAACTCAAAGAGCTCTACGCGACTGCCTTCGAAGTGGACACCAAGTGGATCGTCGACGCCGCCAGCCGTCGTCAGAAGTGGATCGACCAGGCTCAGTCGCTGAACCTGTACATCGCCGGCGCTTCGGGCAAGAAGCTGGACGTGACCTACCGCATGGCCTGGTACCGTGGTCTGAAAACCACCTACTACCTCCGTGCCCTGGCCGCGACCAGCACCGAGAAGTCGACCATCAACACCGGTAAGCTAAACGCTGTTTCCAGCGGCGGCAACCACGGTGACGACTCGGTCCTGGCAGCCCCAGCCGGTCCAGCTCCAGTGCCGAAGGCCTGCGCCATCGACGAGCCGGATTGCGAAGCTTGCCAATAAGCTGAGCCGGTAGGCGCTCCAGGGCGCTTACCTGAAACCCCCGATGAGCCTCTGGCTGGTCGGGGGTTTTCTTTTGCCTGCCTGATTCTGCAAGACAAAAAAACCCCCTCGTGAGAGGGGTTCTTTATGCAGCGCTATACAGCATCAGGTCATCTGAATGATGGTCTGCATGATGGTGCTCTGGGTGGAGATGGTCTTGGCGTTCGCCTGGTAGTTGCTCTGCGCCTTGATCAAGTCAACCAGCTCGTTGGTCAGGTTGACGTTGGACTCTTCCAGGGAGTTGGACACGATCGAGCCCATGGTACCGGTTTTCGGTGCATCGACACCGGCCACACCGGAGGCGAAGGTTTCTTTCCAGCGTGTGCCACCAATTGGCTGCAGGCCTTGCTCGTTGGCAAAACTGGCCACCGCCACCTGACCGATGGCCTTGGTTTGCTGGTTACTGAAGTTCGCAGTCATGACGCCGCTGGCGTCGATGGTCAGGCTGGAGATCTGACCGGTGGCGTAGCCGTCCTGGTATTGGGCGGTACGGGCGGTTGGCGAGTTGTAAGAAGTGGTCAGCGCCATGTTGAACGCAATACCGCCAGTGGCAGCGACGGAACCGTTCGGGCCCCAGGTCACAGGAGTCGTTGCGGCGTTGGTAATGACGCCTGGCACCCAACCGGTCATGGTCAACGTGTTACCAGTCTGGGTCCAGCCGGCACCCGCCGTCAGCGTATTGATGCTGCCGTCGGAGTTGAACGTGATGTCGGCGGTGATCGCTACTGGAGGTTCGGTGGCCGGGTTGGCTGGAGAACGACCGTCCATGTAGGTATAGACACGCCAGGCATTGGTACCCGTTTTCACGTAGTACTGATCCATGGTGTGCTCGTTACCCTGACTGTCGTAGACCTTGGTGGAGATGGTCTTGTTATAGCTGTTGGTATCGGTCGGGCTGAACGGAGCCACGGTTGGCGTTGTTTCCGCCGAGTTCAGGTTCATCGTCTGATCAACCTTGGTAGTCGGATTCGGCTTCAAGCTCGACGTATCAATCTTCAAGTCAGTCAACACACCGTTGATGATCTTGCCGTTGGCATCGACGCCATAACCCTGCAGACGGTTGCCGTTGTTATCGACCACATAGTTTTGAGCGTCGGTCTTGAACGCACCGGCACGGGTGTAGCTCAGGGAACCGTTGTCGCTGAGGATGAAGAAGCCATTGCCCTGGATGCCCATGTCCAACACGTTGCCGGTGTTGTTCACGTCGCCCTGGCTGAACTGCTGGGATACGTTGGCCAGGCGTACGCCATTGCCGACGGTCTTGCTGCCGGTCCCCAGGCGAGTGGCCGAGTACACGTCTTCGAATTCTGCGCGGGACGATTTGAAACCGGTGGTCGCGACGTTGGCGATGTTGTTGCCGGTCACGTCCAGTTGTTTGTTGGCTGCATAGAGACCGCTAAGGCCGACGTTGAAAGACATATTCCACTCCTTTTGGTGCCGCGTTAGTCGGCTCTATAGACCAATGGTTTGAACTTTGGACAGGGCAACGCTGCCCAGACCTGCCAGGTTCAGCATCAACTCACCGCCGGTCTGGCTGATGGTCACGCTGTTGACCGTTGCCGGCAGGTAAGTAATCAGTGAGGTGTTCGTGCCGTCGATGGTGCTCGTTGCGCCGAAGGTGTAAGTACCCGCCGGTGCCACCGCACCCGAACTGTCCTTGCCGTCCCAAATGAAGCTGGCGTTGCCGGCGCTTTGACTGCCCAGGTCGAGGGTGCGGATGACCGTGCCTGCCGAGTTGGTGACCTTGACGGTGGCAGCGGAAACCGATGTCGGCACCACGACGGTACCGTTGAGGCTCTTGGAGGTGTCGACCACGGCTTTGTCGGTCTGCGCGATGACCGAACGGCCCACCAGCGAAGAAGCCTGCAAGGCTTGCGAGGAGTTGTAGTTGCCGGCAATGCCGCTGACGGTGTCGTTCAGCGTGGTGATGCCTTCCAGGCTACTGAACTGCGCCAACTGGGCTACGAACGCGCTGTTGTCCTGAGGATCGAGCGGGTTCTGGTTTTTCAGCTGGGTGACCAGCAGTTGCAGGAACGCATCCTTGCCCAATGCCTTGCTGCCGGTGGCACTGCTGGTCGCCGCGGAAAGACCATCACTGGTGGTCGTGGTCTTGACCGAAGAGTTGGCCAGGACATCCTTGATGCTTACGCCGCTGGTGGTATCGGTAACACTCATCGAAAGTCGCCCCTTATCACTGACCGAGGGTCAGGACCTTCTGCATCATGGTTTTGGCGGTGTTCATCATTTCGGCGTTGGTCTGGAACGAACGGCTCGCGGAAATCATGTCGGCCATTTCTTCGACAACGTTGACGTTCGGGTAGTAAACGTAGCCCTTGGCATCCGCAGCCGGATGGTTCGGCTCGTAGCGCGCTTCAAGGTTGCTCTGGTCTTCGACCACGCCCAGCACTTGCACGCCTTGACCGGCCGCGTCCTGGTTCTGGAACAGCGAGTCGCTGCCGCCGCTCTGGCCGCCCTGGAACATGGTGGCGAACACCGGGTGACGGGCGCGGTAGGTCTGGTCGATGCTCGACGAAACGGTCTCGGCGTTGGCGATGTTCGAGGCCACGGTGTTCAAGCGAGTGGTCTGAGCACTCATGCCGCTACCGGCAATGTTGAAAACACTGGATAGAGACATGGATTACTCTCCGCGCAGGGCTGACACCAGCCCTTTGAATTTACTGTTGAGCAGGGTGAAGCTGGCCTGGAAGTTGACCGCGTTTTCCGCGTAGTTCGACTGTTCCAGTTGGGCGTCCACGGTGTTCTGGTCGATCGACGGTTGCATCGGCGTGCGGTACATCAGCGACTCGTCGCCATTGCCCAGCCCTTCAGCTTCGATGTGACGGCTGTTGGTCATGCTCAAGGCGAACTTGCCGTTTTTGGTTTTCTCGTTCTGCTCGGCAAGCACTTTCGAGAAGTCCAGATCCCGAGCCTTGTAGTTCGGGGTGTCGGCGTTGGCGATGTTGTTAGCCAGGACTTCAGCGCGCTGAGCGCGGAAGCCCAGGGCTTGTTCGTGGATACCGAGCGCTTTATCGAAGCTGATGCTCATGTCGGGAAACCTTCGGGTGACCTGATTTTTCGTAACGTGAACATAGCAAGCGGCGTGCCAATTCAAAAAAACCCGTAAACCGGGGCTTTGCCGGCAGTGGCAACGCGGCAATGCCAGAAAAGCGGCAACCGATTTCCGCCGCCTGCCGCTTTTCTGCCGCTTATCGCCGATCGCCAGAACAACAACTGACCCTATGGGAGCGAACTGTGGCGAGGGGGCTTGCCCCCGTTTGAGTGCGTAGCACTCACAGGATTTTTGCTACATCAGAGATTTTAGGTCTGCTTCGCAGCCCAACGGGGCGATGCGGCGTTCCGACAAGCCCCCTCGCCACAGTTCGCTCCCACAGGGGGATGACGGTGGACTTGGGAAATCATCAGGCACAAAAAAACGGGAGCCCCTCTCAGGACTCCCGTTTTTTATGCCGCCAACGAATCACTTCGCCTGGTAAATGATCCCCGGGCTGCACTGGACCATCTGGTAATGGTCCGGCAAACCGTTTAGCGCTTCAGACGCACCAAGGAACAGATAACCGCCCGGCTTGAGCGTGCTGTGAATGCGCAACAGGATGTCTTTCTTCACCTCGGCGGAGAAGTAGATCAGCACGTTGCGACAGAACACGATGTCGAACTTGCCCAGGCTCGCATAACTGTCCAGCAGGTTGAACGAGCGAAATTCCACCCGATTCTTGATCGGTGCCTTGATCGCCCAGCGCCCCGGTCCCTTGGGGTCGAAGTAACGCTGAAGGCGCTCGGGCGACAGACCGCGACCGATGGCCAGGCTGTCGTACTCGCCAGTCTTGCAGTTGGTCAGCATGGTGCCGGACAGGTCGGTAGCAACGATCTGCACACCCATTTTCAACTGGCCCATGTTGGCCCGTTCAAACTCATCGATGGACATCGACAACGAATACGGTTCCTGACCCGACGAACACGCCGCCGACCAGATCCGCAGGCGCTGCCCCGGGCTTGCCTTGATCGCTTCAGGCAATACCTTGTTCTTCAAGACTTCAAACGGATAGGTGTCACGAAACCACAGGGTTTCGTTGGTAGTCATGGCATCCACCACCATCTCGCGCAAACCGCTGCGCGGCTGGGTCTGGATGCGCTGAACCAGCTCACTCAGGGACTTGATGCCCTGCTGTTCCATCAGTTTGTTGAGACGGCTCGAGACCAGATATTGCTTGTTTTCACCGAGCAAAATGCCACAGGCTTTTTCCAGGAATACCCGGAACTGTTCGAAATCCAAATTACCCGTAGACAAAGATGCCGCCTCTTAAATCGTGTTGACCGCCAGGGGCAGAAGGCCCCTAGCTGTTATCTGCTGCTTTGATCCGGTCGACTACCCGGGATGCCAGGTCATCAGGACGGAACTTGGCCAGAAAATCATCGGCACCGACCTTCTTGACCATCGCCTGATTGAACACACCCGACAACGAAGTATGCAGGATGATATGGAGCTTTTGCATGCGTGGGTCGCTGCGGATCTCGGCCGTCAGGGTGTACCCGTCCATCTCCGGCATTTCGATGTCGGAGATCATCATCAGGAACTCTTCTTCCGGCTTCTTGCCCTCGTCGACCAGCTTGCGCAGGTAATCCAGCGCTTGCCGGCCGTCGTTCAACGCCACCACTTCGACACCGATCGTTTGCAGGCAACGGGTCACCTGCTTGCGCGCCACCGACGAGTCATCGACCGTCAATACACACAAAGAGAGCGCCTTGTGCTGGGTTTCAACATCGACCACGCCCACCGAAATCGCTTCCGGTGTCGGCGCCACTTCCGCCAGCACCTTCTCGACGTCGATGATTTCGACTAACTGATTGTCGACCCGAGTCACAGCCGTCAGGTAGTGATCGCGCCCCGTCCCCTTGGGTGGCGGATGAATCTCCTCCCAGTTCATGTTGACGATGCGCTCCACCGACCGAACCAGGAAACCCTGGGTCTTGGTGTTGTACTCCGTGATGATCACGAAGGGATTGCTCTGGTCCAGCAACCGACCGGCACCGGTCGCCATCGCCAGATCCAGAATCGGAATGGTTGCCCCCCGAATATTCGCCACACCGCACACGACAGGACTGGACTTGGGCATCAGGGTCAGCTTGGGGCATTGCAGCACCTCGCGAACCTTGAACACGTTGATCCCATACAGCTGCTGGCCGTCGAGACGGAACAACAACAGCTCAAGGCGATTCTGCCCTACCAGTTGCGTGCGCTGGTTCACCGAATCCATTACACCAGCCATGCCCAGACTCCTACACCAACGCTAAGTGTGTTGCGACGCACATTCATCACGAAACGGCACGGCGCTTGCTTTTTAACTCTTATGAACACAGAACCGACATTTTTCCGACACCTGACATCAACCTGCCGCAGATTGCTCTGTGCGATGTCGGCCGTTTGCCTGTTCAACGCTGGCAGCCCTGCCCTTGCTGATACGGTTACCTTGCCTGACATGCTTATCGGCGTCACCCAAGGCTTTCTTGAATTCACCGTAGAGGACTATCTGGCCACCAGTCAAACGCAAGGTCGTTACGAAATCCAGGTCAATCAGCTCGATCCACGCCTGCGCATGCCTATGTGCGACAAGGAATTGACAGCCACCCTCGAGAGCCCAGCAAGGCCTCTGGGGCGGGTCACGGTCAAGGTTCGCTGCGATGGCGCCTCGCCCTGGACCGTCTTCGTGCCCGCTCAAGTGAAGCTGTTTCGCGACATCGTGACGACCACTCGTCCGCTCAAGCGCACAGGGATTATCGAACCTCAGGACGTAACCCTGCGCGAGCGCGATATCAGCCTGATAAATCAGGGGTTTCTGACTTCTGTCGATCAGGCGATCGGGCAAAAACTTACCCGACCAATGGTCGCCGATCAGATCATCACGCTGGTGCATCTCGAACAGGCGGAAGTGGTTCGCAAGGGCGACCAGGTGGTGATCACCGCCCGCAGTGGTACGCTCAGTGTGCGCATGCCGGGTGAAGCGCTGTCCAACGGCGGCCTGAGCGAACAGATTCGCGTGAAGAACCTTAATTCCCAACGGGTCATCAAGGCGCAAGTCACTGCGCCCGGCCAGGTGGAAGTGGCCATGTAGGGGCTCTGAGTTTGTGAAGTGATGGCGCGCCGCCTGGCGGTTGCCTAAACTGTGCCGCATGCAGGGCATGCGCTGGCGCATGCAAGCTCATTGATAAATGGGCCTAAAGTTTTTCGGGGAATCGCCGAAAACATGGCAAGCGTCCAAATATCCAGAGGTTTTTTGTCATGGTCATCGATTTCAGTCGTTTAAACAGCTCCTCGTCACTTACGGGCAGTACGCGTACCAGCACCGCGAAGGAAACCGCCGAAGCCGGCCAATCCGCGCCGCTGAATACCCCGGCCGAACAGGCCAGTACCACCAAAAGCGGGGAATCGGTACACCTCAGCAATGAGGCTCAACAGTTGCAGAAGGTCACTGACAAGCTGCGCGATCAGCCTGCCGTCGACAACGCCCGCGTGGCCGAGTTGAAAGCAGCGATTGCCGATGGCAGCTATAAAGTCGACAGCAACCGTGTAGCCAGCAAACTGCTCAACTTCGAAGCCCAGCGCTAGGCCACGGCCCGCGCCAGGCTTTTGGACGCTTAAAACCCAAGGCCAGCCATGCACGACACTCATTTACTGCAACTGATCATCGACGACTTTGCCCCGGCGCAACAACTGCTGGAGCTACTGCAAACCGAGTCCCTCGCCTTGCACGGTCGCGACATGCCACTGCTCGAAGACATTCTGGCGCATAAACAAGCATTGATCATTCTGCTCGAACAGCATGGCCGCAAGCGCAGTGAAATCCTCACCAGCCTCAACCTGCCAACCAACCGCCAGGGTCTGGAGCAACTCGCCAGCCAGTCGAGCATTGGCGAACGGTTGCTGGGACAGAGCGACGTGCTGACCGACCTCCTGGCCCAGTGCCAGGCCGCCAATGCCAACAATGGCCAGTCGATTCTGGTGCAGCAGGCCGCCACGGCCAACCAGCTGAAAATCCTCACCGGTGGCGAGCCGCCAGCGCTCTACGATGCCCGCGGATCAACCTCCAAGCTCGCCAAGCCACGCCAGCTCAGTCAGGCTTGAGCCTTTCAATGAGCACGCCCTATCAAGACGTGCAACATGCTGGCAGAATGCCGGCTAGTCGTCATATTTGTCTGGAGATTGATACCCCGTGTTCAATGCCTTAAATGCGGAAGATGCTCCGCAGCCACCCAAGGTGCTCACCACGCCCCTGGAAATCTCCGGCAATCTGCGTCAGCTGCAAGACAGCCATGACCCGCTGATCATCACGTTCCACGAGCGCAGCCAGCGCTTCCAGAGTTATCTGGTGGACGTCGATCGTGACAGCAACATGATTGCCCTGGACGAAATGATCCCGCGCGACGGCGAACGTTTTCTGCTGGCCGGCGAACCATTCAAGGTTGAAGGCTTCCACGACGGCGTGCGCATCGCCTGGGAAAGCAATGGCCCGCTGACCATCGACGAATCCGGCGATGGCCGCTGCTACCGTGGCACACTGCCCGATGAGGTGGTTTACCACCAACGCCGCAATGCTTTCCGTGCTGCATTGAAACTGGCACAACTGGTCAATGTCGAGCTGGGGGGTGAGAAACTCAAGTCGCCCATCGGCGGCAAACTGCTGGACATCTCCGCCACCGGCTGCAAATTGCGCTTCGACGGCGACATCACCGCCAGGCTGCAATTGGGTCAGGTCTACGACCGCTTCATCGCCGCCCTGCCCTTTGGCAGCATGACGGCCCCGGTCGAGTTGCGTTACCTGCACTTTGAAGAAAAGATCAACACCACCTTCGCCGGCGTGCGTTTTCACAACATGAGCGGCCTGGTGCAACGGCAAGTCGAGCGGTTTGTCTATCAGCTTCAGCGTGAAGCGCGACGCTTTGACAAAGACGACTTCTGATACACCCCATCAATAAAAAACGGGCAGTCCCTTGCGGTGACTGCCCGTTTTTTTATGCCTGGATCAAGGCCTCGCTTCGGTAAAACTTTGCTCGCGTCCTGCGTCCGGGTCTTCTGATTCCGAAACCGTTTCAGGTTCTGCTTCGGGCTCGGCATCCGGATCGACATCAGGCTCCGGGTTGACCGGATTCTGCATCTGATCCTGCACCACCTGCTCATCGACACGCGGGTCAAGGCACGCCACCAGTGGCGAACTCGACATGCTGTCGGGCATGGCCACGTGATGCAGCGGGGCATCGTCCACCTGATGCAGGTTGGTGACTGCTTTCGGACGGATTCGCCACACCAGCACCAGCGCGAAGAAGCTGAAGAAAGCATAGAGCATCTGGCTGCCGAATAACTTCATCAGCACCCCGGCCACCAGCGGTCCGATGCTCGCGCCGACACCGTAGGTCACCAGCAGCATCGCCGTCAGCGACACCCGGCGATCACCCTCGACGTGGTCGTTGGAGAACGCTACCGCCAACGGGTACAGACAGAACTGCACCAACGAGCAGAGGAATCCGGCGATGAACAGCACCTCCAGCGGCACCTGCTGCATGATCGCCAGCGGCAACGCGGCCAGTGCCAGGGTGAACGCAAAACTGCGGATCAACATTGCCCGGTCATAGCGGTCCGACAGCCAACCCAACGGCCACTGCACCACCAGCCCCGCAAAAATGCAGCTCCCCATGAACAGACCGACCTGTTCGGTGGACAACCCTTGCTGCGAGGCATACAGCGGCGCCAGACCGTAGAACGAACCGACGATCAACCCCGACCCCAATACCGTGCTCAGTGACTGCGGCACGCGTTTGATGAAGAAGCGCGGTTCCATCGGCGCCGGGTGCAATGGCGCCGGGTGAATCCGCCGGGTCAGTGCCACCGGCACCAGACACAGGGCGAAACACAGCGCGACCAGCATCAGCAATTCCAGGCCCAGGCCCGGGTGCATGACCAGAATCAGCTGACCCAACACCAGCCCCAGGTACGAGGCAATCATGTAGCCGCTGAACACCACGCCACGCTGCTTGGCTTCCGCCTGCTCATTGAGCCAGCTTTCGATCACCATGTACTGGCACATCATGCCCAGCCCGACGATCACCCGCAGAAACAGCCACGCGGGCAACCAGTCGACCAGGCCATGGCCCAGCACCGCCGCACCAACGATCCCGGCGCAGGCTGAATAGGCTCGAATATGCCCGACCCGGGCAATCAGCCGATGGCCGATCTTGCCGCCCAGCACCAGGCCGAAATAGTTGGCTGCCATCAACGCGCCGACCCACAGGCTGTCGACCTTATCGGCCGCCAGGC from Pseudomonas sp. GGS8 harbors:
- a CDS encoding response regulator, whose protein sequence is MEQEAWQVLIVEDDQRLAELTRDYLETNGLRVSIEGNGALAAARIIKEKPDLVILDLMLPGEDGLNICRKVRDKYDGPILMLTARSDDTDQILGLDLGADDYVCKPVRPRLLLARIQALLRRSEAPEVAPEKLRRLQFGPLVVDNALREAWLQDKGIELTSAEFDLLWLLVANAGRILSREEIFTALRGIGYDGQDRSIDVRISRIRPKIGDDPEHPRLIKTIRSKGYLFVPEACTL
- a CDS encoding ribonucleoside-diphosphate reductase subunit alpha encodes the protein MQTDTTRENPQGTLPQAADSNSDLSATAPGQLRVIKRNGTVVPYTDDKITVAITKAFLAVEGGTAAASSRIHDTVARLTEQVTATFKRRMPSGGTIHIEEIQDQVELALMRAGEQKVARDYVIYRDSRAKERAAHSPAEEAVNAHPSIRITRADGSLAPLDMGRLNTIVTEACEGLEEVDGELIQRETLKNLYDGVALTDVNTALVMTARTLVEREPNYSFVTARLLMDTLRAEGLNFLGVAESATHHEMVDLYAKALPAYIAKGIEFELLNPVLASFDLEKLGKAINHERDQQFTYLGLQTLYDRYFIHKDGIRFELPQIFFMRVAMGLAIEEKQKEDRAIEFYNLLSSFDYMSSTPTLFNAGTLRPQLSSCYLTTVPDDLSGIYHAIHDNAMLSKFAGGLGNDWTPVRALGSYIKGTNGKSQGVVPFLKVVNDTAVAVNQGGKRKGAVCAYLETWHMDIEEFIELRKNTGDDRRRTHDMNTANWIPDLFMKRVFDDGKWTLFSPSEVPDLHDLTGKAFEERYEYYEALTEYPGKVKLFKTIQAKDLWRKMLSMLFETGHPWLTFKDPCNLRSPQQHVGVVHSSNLCTEITLNTNKDEIAVCNLGSINLPNHIVDGKLDTAKLQRTVNTAVRMLDNVIDINYYSVPQAKNSNFKHRPVGLGIMGFQDALYLQHIPYGSDAAVEFADKSMEAVSYYAIQASCDLADERGAYETFQGSLWSKGILPLDSQQILIEQRGQKYIDVDLNETLDWAPVRARVQKGIRNSNIMAIAPTATIANITGVSQSIEPTYQNLYVKSNLSGEFTVINPYLVRDLKARGLWDSVMINDLKYYDGSVQQIERIPQELKELYATAFEVDTKWIVDAASRRQKWIDQAQSLNLYIAGASGKKLDVTYRMAWYRGLKTTYYLRALAATSTEKSTINTGKLNAVSSGGNHGDDSVLAAPAGPAPVPKACAIDEPDCEACQ
- the flgE gene encoding flagellar hook protein FlgE — translated: MSFNVGLSGLYAANKQLDVTGNNIANVATTGFKSSRAEFEDVYSATRLGTGSKTVGNGVRLANVSQQFSQGDVNNTGNVLDMGIQGNGFFILSDNGSLSYTRAGAFKTDAQNYVVDNNGNRLQGYGVDANGKIINGVLTDLKIDTSSLKPNPTTKVDQTMNLNSAETTPTVAPFSPTDTNSYNKTISTKVYDSQGNEHTMDQYYVKTGTNAWRVYTYMDGRSPANPATEPPVAITADITFNSDGSINTLTAGAGWTQTGNTLTMTGWVPGVITNAATTPVTWGPNGSVAATGGIAFNMALTTSYNSPTARTAQYQDGYATGQISSLTIDASGVMTANFSNQQTKAIGQVAVASFANEQGLQPIGGTRWKETFASGVAGVDAPKTGTMGSIVSNSLEESNVNLTNELVDLIKAQSNYQANAKTISTQSTIMQTIIQMT
- the flgD gene encoding flagellar hook assembly protein FlgD, producing MSVTDTTSGVSIKDVLANSSVKTTTTSDGLSAATSSATGSKALGKDAFLQLLVTQLKNQNPLDPQDNSAFVAQLAQFSSLEGITTLNDTVSGIAGNYNSSQALQASSLVGRSVIAQTDKAVVDTSKSLNGTVVVPTSVSAATVKVTNSAGTVIRTLDLGSQSAGNASFIWDGKDSSGAVAPAGTYTFGATSTIDGTNTSLITYLPATVNSVTISQTGGELMLNLAGLGSVALSKVQTIGL
- the flgC gene encoding flagellar basal body rod protein FlgC is translated as MSLSSVFNIAGSGMSAQTTRLNTVASNIANAETVSSSIDQTYRARHPVFATMFQGGQSGGSDSLFQNQDAAGQGVQVLGVVEDQSNLEARYEPNHPAADAKGYVYYPNVNVVEEMADMISASRSFQTNAEMMNTAKTMMQKVLTLGQ